In the Dictyostelium discoideum AX4 chromosome 6 chromosome, whole genome shotgun sequence genome, cattactattactattattattattatcgctATGTAATGAACCATTAATACCATTTataattggtgatgatgatgatgatgtcattgatggtgaattttgttgttgttggtgttgttgcttttttattaaatttacaatatcttcattttcttttaattttaataatgtttcATTTAATCGATTTGTATTTGATTCTTGAGAATCTTCTATTCTAGATTTCTCTTCCTCTAAAATTGATACTCGAGATGCTAAAATACCATTTTGTTTACGTTCTTCtactaatttcttttgaGTTTGTATTATACCCTTTTGCATATCCTCTACATGTTTTTTTGAAtcttctttctctttcaTCATCTGTTTCACCGTTTCAATAAGTTGAGAGTTTTTCTCTCTCTCtgcattaaaaaaatcaatggtTTTTTGATGTAATTCCTTTTCTTTAGAAATCTCttctaataaataaattttctcTTCTGCTGatgccattttttttttttttttttttttttttttttttaattaaaaaaattattattatatttattattattattattataattttttaaaaattataaaatatttattaaattattattattattattaattaataatttattataaattttgatatttaatttaattttatttaaatttttaaaaattaaaccattgattttaaaaataagaaaataaaattatatataaataaatatatatatatataaaaatgtgtaaaaacaataaatgaatatttattttttaaaaaaaaaaaaaaaaaatattatgtattttattttatatcttttttttttttttttacttataAAAGATGATTTCCCATCTAAcggtcaaaaaaaaaaaaatttgaaaaaaaaaaaaaaataaaaaaaaaaaaaattaaaaaaaaaagaaaaagaaaaaaaaaaaaattaaaaaaaaaaataatggaaatTGACACACTATTAActcaaaaatttatttttttttttttttattattttttttttttttttttttttcatttccaaTCCAAATCACCACCATTCAcgataaataatatatatataaaaaaaaaataaaaaaatgagaaGACAAACAGGTAGACAATtagaaaatgaatatttagaTGAACAAGGTAAAGTaagattcaaaaaaaaaaaaaaaaaaacaaaaaaaaaaacaaaaaaaaaaaacaaaaaaaaaaaaaaaaaaaaaaaaattccaaagAAAACCCTTGCTGTAAcctaatttattaatattcatACTtttctaacttttttttttcaaataatagagCAAAAAGatgtaataaataatttattaacaaatgataaatcaacaagtttattttatagggtaattattatttttattatttttattatttttattattattaaattaggaagaaaataattttactaatttttttttttttttttaaattttattttataactaattaattaaaaaagaaatgtatTAGTATGGTTGGATTTTTTTGTggagttttaaaattattatgcGCAATATTACCATTTAATGTATTACCATTTGAACATTTAGCACATAGTACATTGAAGGGATCAGGTGTTTCAAGTTTTTTCATTGCTTGGTTGGAGTGGATTTCAGCATCAGCTTATATTGCAGGTGGTATTGGAATGTATCCCGATTTTGTTAAAGGTTTTATAAGAAAATGGATTATGTTTGCATGTATCGGTTTCACATCTTTCACCTCATTTGTTGTCTTAATTTTGAGTGGTAGTATTTTTGCCACCCTTTGGATCACTGGTGTCAATTGTATTTATCTTTTTGCTTGCCTTTATGTTTTCTCTATAACCTCAAATAGTCaaagagaaattattaatcttCAAAAATTCCAATATCCTCATAAAAAAGCCTAAAtaggaattaaaaaaaaataaaaataaaaataaaataaaaaataaaatgtttaaaaaatagattttttattaattttaataattaaaaaaataaataaataaataattaaaaaaaacaaataaataaaaaaaaaaaaaaaaaaaaattgattgtttaaaaaacACTTatctggaaaaaaaaaaaaaaaaaaaataataataataaaataaattttaaaaaaaaaaattaaaaaccgacaaaatcaattaataatctatttttaaagcCTTTAGAGATAATTATGGCTTaaaatgtattattaaaaaaaatttatttgaaaaatttgattttttttttttttttttttattttttattttttttttttttgaatttttttttgaatttttttttttttgaatttttttttttttttcaatttttttttttttttttttttttttttcttatctCCATAGTGCAAcattgtatttttatatataaaaaaaaaaaaaaattaaaaaaattaaaaaaaagtaatgtAATATCGCAAATTAATACATTTTCATATAATAGAATcaataaaacttttattgtttttataattttatttttttttttttattttttttatttattttttctccTATTTCCCACACTAATAAAAGAATAGAATTAaaacatataaaatatataaaacaaataatttttaaattacataaataaacataattataaataattaaggtataatttttaaaataaaaaacacagtttgatatttttttttatttatttaaataaaaaaaaaataaaaaaaaaacaaaataataatatacataaaaaaaaaaaaaagattcccacacagaaaaaaaaaaaaaatatctttgtttttttttttttttttttaattttttttttttttccaaatttttttccCCCCTAACATtaaaagtattaataatagtattaaataaaatagaatagAATAAAGgtgaattaaaataaataacattAATACATTTCGTCGTGGGTGTTGtgtgttttttgttttgtttttttattgtttttttttttttttttttttttttttttattgctttttttttaatttcgaTATTTTATTGTCTGTGGGTGTtatggttttattttttaaaaaaataaaaaaataaaattttttattttattttattctataaactttattttatCCACACACATTTTATACCTTTAAACCTCTTATAATTAactaacatttttttttttttttttaaaaaaaaaaaaaaaaattaaaacaattatagCTTTTAGgaataaagaaaaacaaacaattgtgtataaatattttttagttttttttttttttattcaacaaATTCTCAACAATCTCTTAATACGAAGatcatatttaaattatacaaaaacaattacatATATATAAAGAATGTCAGCAGCAGAAGTTATTAAATTAGTCGTTATTGGTGATGGTGCTGTAGGGTATGccattcaaaattattaaacaaaacaaaaaaacaaagcaaatgaatattttctaaccaaactttttttttttttattaaaaatagtaaaactTGTTTATTGATTAGTTATGCAAACAATCGTTTCCCAGAAGATTATATTCCAACTGTATTCGATAATTATGTTGTAAATCTTACAGCAGGTGATAGAAACATAGAACTCGGACTTTGGGATACTGCAGGTCAAGAAGAGTACGATAAATTAAGACCATTAAGTTATGCAAATGCaaatgtatttttaatttgctTCTCAATTACCAATCCagtttcatttgaaaatgtttaCACAAAAGTatttatcatcaacaacaacaacaacaacaataataacaataataataataataacaacaaataTATAGGATTTGGTTTTCGTAGCAGTTAGATAATTTTGGTTGGTGTTTTCAGGTAGCAGTTTTTAGtttagaaattaaatcaaaaaaaaaaaaagaaaatgaaaagaaaataccaccaaaaaaaaaacaaaaaacttCAACCACGATAAACCAATTTCCTACActtcttttttgattaaaagtTGGGtactaactttttttttttttttatttttttttttttattattattttattattaaaatttttagtgGTACCCAGAAGTTATGCATTTTTGCCCAGAAGTTCCACAAATTTTAGTTGGTACTAAATTAGATACACGTGACGATAGAGGTGTTTTAGATAAACTTCAACAAACTGGTCATAAACCAATTACAACCGAACAAGGTAACGATTTAGCCAGAAGAATTAAAGCCATTAAATATATGGAATGTTCTGCCAAAACCTCACAAAATCTCAAACAAGTCTTTGATGAAGCCATTAAATCTGTTttgtttatcaaaaaaaagaaatccaaGTGTATTGTTATGTAAACCCCgctcttcttttttttttttatctattgTTCTAAtgtcatcatcttcttttatcttcaaaataaaataatcaccttttttttttcctttttttaattggaaaaaaaaagaaaaaaaaaaaggaaatataaaaaaaaaaaaaaaaaacaaaaaaaaaaataaaaaataaaaaacccaaaataattatttaataactaaaaaaaaaaaaacaaataaaaaaaaaaccctatataattatttaatatctaaaaaaaaaaaaaattaagaaaatcctaaataattattagaatactaaaaataaaaaaaaaaaaactttataattatttcctaaatattttttttctgtttttttctgtttttttttttttttaatacccAACATCCAAATTTTCGTTTTTTGATCTTAAAACAGTCTCAAGCTTTGAGAAAAGGCAAATTAGGAAGCCACCAtcaaaaaaaccaaaaaaaaaccaaaaaaagtgcctttttatttggttttgtatttttatttttcattttatttttattttttttttattttttttttatttttattttttttacaaattttattaataaaatattttttttatttatttttattttattttttttttttgtatttaatttaattttttttttttttttattactatttttttttttaaatgaaaaatcatttttcttagatttattattggacatttttttttttttttttttttattttattttttttcatttataaatatttatataaatatatatcatATTATCTTgtaccttttttattttattaaaaaaaaaaaaaaaaaaaatgtacaTACAACAATCACAAATTGATGTAAATTCGACAATGATAAAACCATTgaaaaattcaaatggtatttcaaatagtaatattaattcattttcaataaagaATGACATAGATAGTAacattaatagtaatagtaataatattggcAATGGCAATGGCAATGGTAATAATTCTTGCAATgatcataaaaataataataacaataacaataataggaTATCACCAAcactatcatcatcttcatcatcatcttcatcacaTACAACATCACCAATAATACCGagttcaaaattaaattctaataCAACAACATCTACAACTCCAACTTCAACtacatcatcaacaccaacaactcCAACAATTACTCCATCTTCACCATCAGTTTTATATAAGAATCCGATGGAGTTTGATaatgtttttcaatttaaagaAGTTTTACAAAGAGTTTTAGATAGTCAATTTCAGAGTGATTGGGTAGCAATTATTGCTAAGATTTTAGGGTATATATTGTTATTTACTTAAATATTacatatataatttaaacttttcctaacaatttccttttttttaattttttacttttaattttttttttcaatttatttaatttgatataaaacatcaaaaaaaaaaaagaccaaataatgatataGTTTTAAGGAAATGCcaaaatgatgaagatgtgaaagaattattatcattattaagaCCAAGTTCACAATTGTTTAGAATGATAATAGAGAATTTTACAAATGattcatttcaattttattttccatttgATAGAATACCAAAATGTGTAATTTTCGATATCACAATCAAGAATCAATCAAcaccaaaaataattaatcaaattaacattaatcaatataaaaaagatattgtaGTAAATATGTTTCAATACTTTTTCTTTGCTTTTGGTTTATTTCCCGATCATTTAGTAtgtatattttcaaatattaaaataaataaataataatatataataataaataataataattattaattttttttttttatagaattTAGAAATGCAATTATTACctgcaaatttaaataataataataataataataataataataatagtattaataatacattaaatagtattgaaaataaatttacaagAACAATTCATGGTATTCCAACATTTTCAGCAAATAGACAAAATAGTGGTAATAGATTATCAAGTTCAACTGGTTTTAATAGTCAAAGAATTTTTTcaggtagtagtagtagtagtagtagtggtagtagtcaAACagataattcattattatttaattatcaacaacaacaatatatgATGtcacaaaaaacaaaatcaatttatttaagaTTGTTAAGTGAATATATGGATTTCTTTTTACCATTTCAAAGATCATTAATCGATGGTAATTTAATCATTGATCCAAATAGAAAATTAATGGTTAACCATGATATGtctttaacatttttaaaaattatcacTGAATCATTATTAGGTCATAACCTATTAAATcaatctttaaatattttaaatcaatttaattattcattattatcatctgtaagttattataataacaataatactaataataattataataatactaataataattataataataataataataataataataattatattttattaataaattattaattattaattattttattttaaaaaaaagtttaaaaaaccaACACCAGTATATTTATCAACAATTCAAACTTTTATAACATATTTTCAATGTTATTCATAtacatttaattatttatcaccattttcaattaattcaccaccatcatcaccatcaccatcaccaatcacatcaaatggtaataaatcaacaacagcaacagcaacaataaTACAACCAATTTTAATGACACCATCATTgggattattttttaaacaacgTGAAATTGTATCATCAggattatttgaatattttgtaTCTTATTTTGAAAGATTAGATCCAAATGATCAATatttaccaattgataaGATATTGAATATTTGGGTTGGTTGGTTAACACCATGGGATCCAAATACAAGAACTAGTAGAAGAATTTCTCCAAATGTTTTacaaaagaataataaatctacaagttcttttcaaaatttattaaatttaacttCATCCTTTACTCATAgtattggtgttgttggtaatAGCGGtggtaataaaaattcaaatattggtAGTGCTAGTaatttattagtattaaaTCAAGAATATTATAGTAAATGGGAAAATTATGTTATTgaacattattatttctattctTTTATCTTTAATCTACTATTAATTCGTAGTCAATCTTTAGATATCACTAGTTAtttatacatttttaaatcaattttaaatatttttaattcaccagttttaaaatctttattaaaaagaatttcaaaACATGATTCAATTATAgttcaacaacaagaacaacaataccaatatcaatatcaacaacaacaacagtaccattatcaacaaccacaattttatcaacaatcgcaacaacaacaatcgcaacaacaacaacaacaacaacaacaacaacaacaacaacaacaacaacaacaacaacaacaacaacaacaacaacaacaacaacaacaacaacaacaacaacaacaaccacaacagccatcacaacaacaaacaccaTCAGTATCATCAAATTATATTGATGTTTCAAAGGATAGTATGTAATTacttatatatatttatatatatttaataaaattaaaactaattttttaattttaattatttttagttttattaagATTAGAATATCAAATTGGGTTTTATCAAATTAgagaatttataaatgaaagAAATCTATTTTCAGAATTAATGGTTAGTAATGCATCAAGATTGGTTGATATTTTAACTTTAAAGAttaatcaacaaaatcaaaaagattatttagaagttattaaaagtttatgTACATTTTATGATTTTGAAGAACctataataaaagaaaaaataaataataccactataattaataataatcctaatgatattaataatgccaataatagtaataacaacaataacaaccaAAGTCaagtattattatcaccaaataGAAATAAAGATGGAACATTAAATGATATGGGTAGAAAACAAATTTATGATGGTAAAGTGATTTGTAAACCATTCGATTCAAATTATCcttatgaaaaattaatttcacaaCCATTGGTCTTTGAAAAGCAACCAATCACCTCTGAAGAAATTggtatcattattaaatttggttaTATGTTAACTGATAATTCTCAAACAAGATTATTTATTAGAAAATTGGCaagaaagaaattattattttctttggtTTTAATCTTGGCTTTTATTTGGTTCTTTTTCgaaatttatttcttttttacaaGAAAAtagtgtttaaaaaataacaataataataataaaaaataataataataaaaaataataataataatagtaataaaataaattaaataaaattaatcatATCCAtaaatttattctttatttaattttttcattttttgggaatatataattttttttttcttttcaaaacaaatacaattatttttataataaatctttaataataaggaaaattaaatttatattggttgttaaaatgaaatattattcattattttggTTAACTTgttttcaataatattaataaaaaaatatatataaccACAATAGcctattttttatatttttcttcattatctaGGTATTTGTTCaaacattaataaattattggcATTAATTACAAATCTtggtatttaaaaaattttattaaaaaaaaaaaaaaaaaaaaaaaaaaaaaaaaaaaaataattataataaataataaataaaaaaatggtataaaaacaaacttttttttttttttaaaatcattatcaaatacattataaaaataaatataaaagttatcttttttcaaaataatttaaaattggaataaaaaatgaacaaggtataataataatttgaaaaaaacaaaaaaaattaattatttattaattattaatttttttaatataataaaagttattaaatttattaggATTCTTAGTCGTATTagttttttgtgtttttacTGGTTCAAATGCTGAAGGTTTGGGTTCTTGTTCAAGTTGGCATGTAGCAAGATCTGGCTATACCTGTTGGGATATGGCATCTACATGTGGTGTTTCACTTCAACAATTCATGGGCACTAATAGCTTGTCCTCATATGATTGTGACTACATCCAAATTGGTAGAAAATATTGTTGTAATTAATTTggtatttgaaaaaaatagaaatataatattatcatattataactattattattaaataaatattatttttaagaatttttctatctattaattttaaaaattttaattttattttttttaccctttgttaaataatatataataaattatgttttatataattagttgtgaatttttttatataatttgaaaaaaaaactttaaagttttaagtggttcctttttttttttttattaaaataaaataattattaaacatctagttgaaaaataaatgatagtattaaaaagataaaattagaataaattaaattatttacaaaaatagtaaataaaatctttatttattaggAAATACCATTTCAAACAATAGCTACTATTATATTAGtggtattaaaatttgtggtaattttattttcccaaataaccaaaaaaaaaaaaaaataataaccacacccataattaaatatatatatttttttcttaacTATCTGgggattttaattttctttttttttttatttgtatttcaAAACtaccatttaaaatataataaaaaaaaaaaaaaaaagaaaaaaaatagtataaataaaaaattataaaaaaaaaaaaaaaaataaatcattttccaaattaaaattcaattttaacatttttaataaatcaataaaattctTTCCAATAATGTGCAAGGTATAGTactcttttaatatttgtatattaatatatattattaactataattattttccTGAAACAGTTATTAAACTTATTAGGATTAGTAGTTGTTTTCCTTTTATGTGTTTTCACTGGTTCAAATGCTGAAGGTATGGGTTCTTGTTCAAGTTGGCATGTAGCAAGATCTGGTTATACCTGTTGGGATATGGCATCTACATGTGGTGTTTCACTTCAACAATTCATGGCAACAAATGGCTTAAGTTCAAATGACTGTAATTACATCCAAATTGGTAGAAAATATTGttgtaattaaatcaaagtttgaaatatttatcataaatcaatcattaatttatcataataccaatttaaatttttccataaactgttttaaataaatatttttcaaatttttttatctaattcccaattttttttattatagatTAAtctgtttattatttatttcttttaatggatagtttatttatgaattaattttgaaagtaGGGATATTACTCAATTTTGATctcaattatcaaaaaagaattataattttaaaatatagtgttataaattttatttttattttttttttttttttataaattcagtTTTAAAGGAGAATATGTTTGAAAGTAGTAGTGAatatgaataaaataaacttttttaagtTAATTTtctcaattttattatttctctAAGGAAATTGTTTTAGATCTTTTTAATTGCCCAAATCTTTTgagtttattttaaaatttttggcttctttttttattcttgAAGGGCTTTTAAGTATCACTTACTAACTTTGAGTGGTTTGATTGGTTTGGTTCGTATGATTCGGGCACGACCCTAGGTGGGTGGCGTTGATGATTGATACTGACTTTTTTATTGTATTCTTGTTTGTTCAAACATTCTTAACAAAGAGCGAGCGAATTGGTTTGTCATCCAGAGTTTCTGAGCGGTTTGTCTCTGGTCAATGGAAACCTAGCTCTTTTCGTTCGCATTATATCAATCACTTGAAAACCACTTGAATTTCTATTGTTGAGCTGAAAGAAACCAAtgtacaaatttatttattttttttatttcatctTCGTTTAAACATTCTACATATTAGTTGTATGTTTTTTTAGATAGTGCATATTGGTTTTGGTCTTTATTGTCGAACCTAATCTTTTCCACAGTACCAAAGATGATTTTGTCGAGTTAATGATTTTGGTATTTTTCTAAATATACCTCTACCCGTGAAGAAGTAGCCTAGATATCTTACTGGGGTATCGGATATGgggatttttaaattatcaatgtttggattacaaataatttttggaaGTTTTCGTGTATGTATCTGGGTAGAATGTGTTGAAGTGATTAAGTACAATATCGATGAGAGATAGAATCAAAGGCTTTTTCCAAATCGTAAAATTTTGCTTTTTTAATACCTCTATAGGAATCGAACACTCGAtctattttttgtttttggtaAAAGCTCCCTGTCCGGGAATTGAACCCGGGCCTTTCGCGTGACAGGCGAAAATCCTCACCACTAGACCAACAAggatattatttgaaatttttgttATAATGCCAAAAATTATATGCTCTtacaaaaaacaaacaacaacaacaatctctttttttgattatttcatttttcatataaaaaagacttaaaaaacaaataaataaataaataaactattttaaaaagccatctttttactttattgtaatttattatttgtttcgttttgagaattttgcgtagcaaaattttcaaaaaaaaagcaaaaaataatcagatcgaaaaaaacaaacaacaacaacaatctctttttttgattatttcatttttcatataaaaaagacttaaaaaacaaataaataaataaataaactattttaaaaagccatctttttactttattgtaatttattatttgtttcgttttgagaattttgcgtagcaaaattttcaaaaaaaaagcaaaaaataatcagatcgaaaaaaacaaacaacaacaacaatctctttttttgattatttcatttttcatataaa is a window encoding:
- a CDS encoding peptidoglycan-binding lysin domain, which codes for MCKLLNLLGLVVVFLLCVFTGSNAEGMGSCSSWHVARSGYTCWDMASTCGVSLQQFMATNGLSSNDCNYIQIGRKYCCN
- a CDS encoding peptidoglycan-binding lysin domain, translating into MNKLLNLLGFLVVLVFCVFTGSNAEGLGSCSSWHVARSGYTCWDMASTCGVSLQQFMGTNSLSSYDCDYIQIGRKYCCN
- the racC gene encoding Rho GTPase, producing the protein MSAAEVIKLVVIGDGAVGKTCLLISYANNRFPEDYIPTVFDNYVVNLTAGDRNIELGLWDTAGQEEYDKLRPLSYANANVFLICFSITNPVSFENVYTKWYPEVMHFCPEVPQILVGTKLDTRDDRGVLDKLQQTGHKPITTEQGNDLARRIKAIKYMECSAKTSQNLKQVFDEAIKSVLFIKKKKSKCIVM